Proteins from a single region of Vigna radiata var. radiata cultivar VC1973A unplaced genomic scaffold, Vradiata_ver6 scaffold_207, whole genome shotgun sequence:
- the LOC106754702 gene encoding chaperone protein dnaJ 16 isoform X1 translates to MMPGHRSKSEKHDGGEKQLRRDPYEVLGVSRNSTDQEIKTAYRKMALKYHPDKNANDPKAADMFKEVTFSYNILSDPDKRRQYDSAGFEAVESDNQELELDLSSLGAVNTMFAALFSKLGVPIKTTVSASVLEEALNGLVTIRPLPLGHYVSKRVEKQCAHFYSVTITEEEARAGFVCRVQSSDKSKFKLLYFDQEDNGGLSLALQEDSAKTGKVTSAGMFFLGFPVYRLDQTMNSIAAAKDPDTSFFRKLDGFQPCELNELKAGTHVFAVYGDNFFKSANYTIEALCAAPFSEEKENLRSIEAQILSKRAEISKFEAEYREVLAQFSEMTSRYAHEIQSIDELLKHRNEIHASYTITPFKRSTSKSRSKSSSKENKEDGQTREKRSTRDRPKKKKWYNIHLRVDKRKAC, encoded by the exons ACCGCTCGAAGTCGGAGAAGCACGACGGAGGCGAGAAGCAGCTCCGGCGGGACCCCTACGAGGTCCTTGGCGTCTCGCGCAACTCCACGGATCAGGAAATCAAAACCGCTTACCGAAAAATGGCGCTCAA ATATCATCCGGACAAGAATGCAAATGATCCTAAAGCAGCTGATATGTTTAAAGAGGTTACCTTTTCTTATAATATCCTCTCAGATCCTGACAAACGGCGTCAATATGACTCGGCTGGCTTTGAG GCTGTTGAATCAGACAACCAAGAGTTGGAGTTAGATCTTTCAAGTTTGGGGGCTGTCAATACAATGTTTGCAGCGCTTTTTAG TAAACTTGGTGTGCCAATTAAGACGACTGTATCTGCATCTGTTTTGGAAGAGGCACTCAATGGTTTAGTGACCATTCGTCCACTTCCATTAGGTCATTATGTATCTAAAAGG GTTGAGAAGCAATGTGCACACTTCTATTCAGTTACAATAACAGAAGAGGAAGCACGAGCTGGATTTGTTTGTCGAGTTCAGTCATCAGACAAAAGCAAGTTCAAG TTACTATATTTTGATCAGGAAGACAATGGTGGTTTAAGTCTTGCACTCCAG GAAGACAGTGCAAAAACAGGGAAGGTTACCTCTGCTGGGATGTTTTTTCTTGGGTTTCCAGTTTACCGATTGGACCAAACAATGAACTCT ATAGCTGCTGCTAAGGATCCAGATACATCGTTTTTCAGAAAGCTGGATGGGTTTCAGCCTTGTGAATTAAATGAATTGAAGGCTGGTACCCATGTATTTGCTGTTTATG GTGACAACTTTTTCAAAAGTGCAAATTATACAATAGAAGCCCTATGTGCTGCACCTTttagtgaagaaaaagaaaatttaagaagTATAGAAGCTCAAATCTTGTCTAAAAGGGCCGAAATATCAAAGTTTGAGGCAGAATATCGAGAG GTTCTGGCTCAATTCTCAGAGATGACAAGTAGATATGCACATGAAATTCAATCA ATTGACGAGCTACTGAAGCATAGGAATGAAATACATGCATCATACACTATTACTCCCTTTAAACGGAGTACAAGTAAGAGCAGAAGTAAAAGTTCTTCCAAGGAAAACAAAGAAGATGGCCAAACAAGAGAGAAGAGGAGTACAAGAGACCggccaaagaagaagaaatggtaTAACATCCACTTAAGAGTCGATAAGAGAAAGGCTTGCTAA
- the LOC106754702 gene encoding chaperone protein dnaJ 16 isoform X2: MYQRYHPDKNANDPKAADMFKEVTFSYNILSDPDKRRQYDSAGFEAVESDNQELELDLSSLGAVNTMFAALFSKLGVPIKTTVSASVLEEALNGLVTIRPLPLGHYVSKRVEKQCAHFYSVTITEEEARAGFVCRVQSSDKSKFKLLYFDQEDNGGLSLALQEDSAKTGKVTSAGMFFLGFPVYRLDQTMNSIAAAKDPDTSFFRKLDGFQPCELNELKAGTHVFAVYGDNFFKSANYTIEALCAAPFSEEKENLRSIEAQILSKRAEISKFEAEYREVLAQFSEMTSRYAHEIQSIDELLKHRNEIHASYTITPFKRSTSKSRSKSSSKENKEDGQTREKRSTRDRPKKKKWYNIHLRVDKRKAC, encoded by the exons atgtatcaaAG ATATCATCCGGACAAGAATGCAAATGATCCTAAAGCAGCTGATATGTTTAAAGAGGTTACCTTTTCTTATAATATCCTCTCAGATCCTGACAAACGGCGTCAATATGACTCGGCTGGCTTTGAG GCTGTTGAATCAGACAACCAAGAGTTGGAGTTAGATCTTTCAAGTTTGGGGGCTGTCAATACAATGTTTGCAGCGCTTTTTAG TAAACTTGGTGTGCCAATTAAGACGACTGTATCTGCATCTGTTTTGGAAGAGGCACTCAATGGTTTAGTGACCATTCGTCCACTTCCATTAGGTCATTATGTATCTAAAAGG GTTGAGAAGCAATGTGCACACTTCTATTCAGTTACAATAACAGAAGAGGAAGCACGAGCTGGATTTGTTTGTCGAGTTCAGTCATCAGACAAAAGCAAGTTCAAG TTACTATATTTTGATCAGGAAGACAATGGTGGTTTAAGTCTTGCACTCCAG GAAGACAGTGCAAAAACAGGGAAGGTTACCTCTGCTGGGATGTTTTTTCTTGGGTTTCCAGTTTACCGATTGGACCAAACAATGAACTCT ATAGCTGCTGCTAAGGATCCAGATACATCGTTTTTCAGAAAGCTGGATGGGTTTCAGCCTTGTGAATTAAATGAATTGAAGGCTGGTACCCATGTATTTGCTGTTTATG GTGACAACTTTTTCAAAAGTGCAAATTATACAATAGAAGCCCTATGTGCTGCACCTTttagtgaagaaaaagaaaatttaagaagTATAGAAGCTCAAATCTTGTCTAAAAGGGCCGAAATATCAAAGTTTGAGGCAGAATATCGAGAG GTTCTGGCTCAATTCTCAGAGATGACAAGTAGATATGCACATGAAATTCAATCA ATTGACGAGCTACTGAAGCATAGGAATGAAATACATGCATCATACACTATTACTCCCTTTAAACGGAGTACAAGTAAGAGCAGAAGTAAAAGTTCTTCCAAGGAAAACAAAGAAGATGGCCAAACAAGAGAGAAGAGGAGTACAAGAGACCggccaaagaagaagaaatggtaTAACATCCACTTAAGAGTCGATAAGAGAAAGGCTTGCTAA
- the LOC106754689 gene encoding uncharacterized protein LOC106754689 translates to MRAFPXTLQGAAQDWWYYLSARITNWETIERLFLEKYFPAFRLSAIRREIQDIRQRDRENLSEYWERFKKLCASCPQLQMVDFILSFYEGLSPTDRSWADAASGGSFLDRSPEDGIDLIERKAVDNQQYGTRENSVTLLKGVHEIENGVVNGRRIEERLNNLESKLDKIASLFKPSTPQIAKKCGICISTYHYTDECPSLMETTVENSSQAFAANMFGGNRPYQNYHDSFSNRYQQNMQPYVSSQQRQPYVPPQQRHQPQPEMSLQDFMKTTLEQNSEIKKSIVDLTQRMEKLEAKESNKLPAQTVINPQNVSAISLRTGKQVQGLDGAQEDEDKEKEEAQIDDNGGPNEPSPETTTEKSKSVEINIPLLDVVKQIPKYAKFLKEICTNRRRFRDNEVVNLGRNVSSLIKXXIEIPRKCKDPGMFSIPCVIGNSKFDXAMLDLGASINVMPLSVFTSLSLGPLKTTGVVIQLVNRSTVNPAGLLEDVLVQVDKLIFPADFYILDMKDDDGISPTTIILGRPFMMTARTKIDVHAGSLTMEIGDEKVRFNVLEXGKHPIKDHSLFCIDLSSDAKPMRQPQGRLNSQLMGVVKKRDTKLLQTGIINHNSDSIWVGPMHAVPKKGGITMVKDEKDKLTPIQDRSGAHDIVVDQLSRIEKGKDNIPIQDDFSDEVLLAFLPP, encoded by the exons ATGAGAGCTTTTCCTTTNACCCTTCAAGGAGCAGCTCAAGATTGGTGGTATTATCTCTCTGCACGGATTACAAATTGGGAAACCATTGAAAGACtatttcttgaaaagtattttcctgCATTTAGATTATCTGCCATCCGTAGAGAAATTCAAGATATAAGgcagagagatagagagaatcttagtgaatattgggaaagattcaagaaatTATGTGCTTCATGCCCTCAACTCCAAATGGTAGACTTCATTCTAAGCTTTTATGAAGGCTTAAGTCCAACTGATAGGTCATGGGCAGATGCTGCAAGCGGAGGATCTTTCTTAGACAGGTCACCAGAAGATGGGATAGATCTAATAGAACGGAAGGCAGTAGACAATCAACAGTATGGAACAAGAGAAAACTCAGTGACTTTGTTGAAAGGAGtgcatgaaattgaaaacggTGTAGTTAATGGAAGGAGGATAGAGGAAAGattgaataatctagaaagcaAACTCGACAAGATTGCAAGTTTGTTTAAACCCTCTACACCACAAATTGCTAAAAAGTgtggaatttgcatttcaactTATCACTACACTGATGAATGTCCTAGCTTGATGGAAACTACTGTGGAAAACTCATCCCAAGCTTTTGCTGCGAACATGTTTGGAGGAAATAGACCATACCAGAATTATCATGATTCATTCTCCAATAGGTATCAACAGAACATGCAACCTTATGTTTCATCTCAACAAAGgcaaccttatgttccacctcAACAAAGGCATCAACCTCAGCCTGAAATGTCACTACAAGATTTCATGAAAACAACGCTTGAGCAAAATTCAGAgatcaagaaatcaattgtagATTTGACTCAGAGGATGGAAAAGTTAGAGGCTAAGGAGTCAAATAAGTTGCCTGCACAAACAGTGATCAACCCGCAAAATGTAAGTGCTATTAGTTTAAGAACGGGTAAGCAAGTACAAGGCCTTGATGGAGCCCAAGAGGATGAAGacaaggagaaagaagaagcacaaaTTGATGACAATGGAGGACCAAATGAACCATCACCTGAGACTACCACTGAGAAATCCAAGTCN gtgGAGATCAACATTCCCTTGCTGGATGTTGTTAAGCAAATCCCTAAATACgccaagtttttgaaagaaatttgcacaaatagaAGGCGTTTTAGGGATAATGAGGTTGTGAATTTAGGAAGAAATGTGTCAAGCTTGATTAAGAANNATATTGAAATACCGCGAAAATGCAAGGATCCAGGTATGTTTTCTATTCCTTGTGTTATtggaaattcaaagtttgacaaNGCCATGTTAGATTTAGGGGCTTCCATCAATGTAATGCCTTTATCAGTGTTTACTTCTCTATCTCTGGGACCTCTTAAGACTACTggtgtggtcattcaactgGTCAACCGTAGCACAGTTAACCCTGCAGGTTTGCTTGAGGACGTGCTTGTCCAAGtagacaagttaatttttcctgCAGATTTCTATATCTTGGACATGAAGGATGATGATGGAATCAGTCCAACAACTATTATCTTGGGAAGACCCTTCATGATGACAGCACGAACCAAGATAGATGTGCATGCAGGATCATTGACAATGGAGATAGGAGACGAGAAAGTGCGCTTCAACGTGTTGGAATNTGGGAAGCATCCGATTAAAGAtcattctttattttgtattgacTTATCAAGTGATGCTAAACCAATGAGACAACCTCAAGGAAGACTGAATTCTCAACTGATGGGGGTTGTAAAGAAAAGGGACACCAAGCTGCTACAAACAGGTATTATAAACCACAATTCTGACAGCATTTGGGTGGGCCCTATGCATGCGGTCCCGAAGAAAGGTGGAATCACAATGGTCAAGGACGAGAAGGACAAGTTGACTCCTATTCAAGACAGAAGTGGAGCACATGATATAGTAGTTGACCAACTTAGTAggattgaaaaaggaaaagataacaTTCCAATTCAGGATGACTTTTCCGATGAAGTCCTACTAGCATTCCTTCCACCATGA